The Acutalibacter muris genomic sequence TTGGAGCAGGCGGGGTACATCGTCCGTTCGCGGGAGCGTGACGAACGGGGACGGCTGCGGGGCGCGGACTATGTGATCTATGAACAGCCGCAAACGCCGCCTGCATTGGATTTACCTACGTTGGAAAATCCAACATTGGATAATCCTACGCAGGAAAAACCTACGTTGGAAAATCCAACGCAATTAAATAAAGATATACAAAGTAAAGACCCAAGAATTACAGACCCATCAAGTACCCATTCCATTCCCTCCCTTTCGCCCCCTCCCGCTGGAACGGCTGCGGCTTCGCCGCCGGAAAGGAACGGAAGCGGCCACGCAGAGCGCCGTTGAGATTTACCGGGAGCTTATCAAAGAGAATATCGAGTACGACCACCTCCTGCACCACTCCAAGATCGACCCGGAGGAATTGGACGGCATCGTGGAATTGCTGGTGGAAACCGTCTGCACAGCCCGCAAGACAATCCGTGTCGCCGGGGACGACTACCCCGCCGAGCTGGTAAAGGCCAAGCTGCTGAAACTGAACAGCGGCCATATTGAGTTCGTCATGGACTGTATGCGGGAGAACACCACGAAAATCCGCAACATCAAGAAATATCTGCTGGCGGTGCTGTTCAACGCCCCCAGCACGATGGGAAGCTACTACACCGCCCTCGTCGCCCATGATATGGCGGAGGGAAAAATCTAATCTGACAAGGAGGCCCCGACTATGAAACAGGGCGCATTGATCTTCGACGAGCGGAGAGACCGCTACGACATCCGCTTTGACCTGGCCGACTACTACGGCGGTCTGCACTGTGGACAGTGCTTCGACGTGATGGTGGGCGGGCGCTGGAAGCCCACCCGCATTGAGTACGCCGCCGACTGGTATCTGGTGGGCATCCGGGCCGACGACCTGAACGGCCTGCGGGTGCGTATCTGATGCGGATTTACCTGCGGCGGCTGGTAGTGCCGCCTTAGTTTTTATCCCCGACTTCTGGCAAAGGAGGTATGACGCTTGCAGGAGGAAGTCACTCAAAAGACCATCGCATTATCCATGAAAACCGGGAAGCTGACGGCCCAAGTGCTGCAAATGGCCCTGAAAAAGTTTTTGGAGGCCCAGAAGCACGGCCCCAAGCTCCATCAGGGCCAGCAGAGCCTAAAGCAGTTGAAGCAGCACGGGGCGGCGCTGTCCAACATTGAGATTACCGACGCCAACATCGCCGCATTCAAGCCCTGCGCCAAGAAATACGGCGTGGACTTCGCCTTGCGGAAAGACAAGACCACCCAGCCGCCCCACTACATCGTGATCTTCAAGAGCCGGGACGCGGACAATCTGGAACAGGCTTTCAAGGAGTTCACCGCCAAGAAGCTGTCGCAGGAGGCCAAGCCCTCCATCCGCAAGGCGCTGTCCGTCCTGCGGGAAGCGGCTGGCCGGAGTGTCCAGCGGGCCAAGGAGAAGATCAGGGAAAGGGGGATGGAGCTGTGAAGCCGGATGTAAAGAAAATCATCATCACCAACCTGCCCTATCTGCTGTTCGTGTGGCTGTTCGGCAAGGTGGGTGAGGCGTGGCGGCGGGCGGCGGGGGCGGACGCCTCCCAAAAGATGCTCCACTTCATGGACAGCCTGGCGGCGGCGTTCGCCAACGGCCTGCCCAGCTTCCACCCCTTTGACCTGTGCATCGGCATCGGGGGCGCTGTGCTGGTGCGGCTGGCGGTGTACCTGAAAGGCAAGAATGCCAAGAAATACCGCCACGGGATGGAATATGGTTCGGCCAGATGGGGCGGGCCAAAAGACATAGCGCCGTATATCGCCCCCGTGTTTGAAAACAACATCCTGCTCACGCAGACCGAACGGCTGACGATGAACGGCAGGCCCAAAGACCCCAAGACCGCCCGGAACAAGAATGTGCTGGTGATCGGCGGGAGCGGCAGCGGCAAGACGAGATTTTTTGTCAAGCCCAACCTGATGCAAATGCACAGTAGCTATTGCATCACTGACCCAAAAGGCAGCCTCTTGATTGAGGTGGGACAGCTCCTAAAACGGGGCGGATATAGGATAAAAGTGCTGAATACCATCAATTTTTCCAAGTCCATGCGGTATAACCCGTTTGCCTATCTGCACAGCGAAAAGGACATCTTGAAGCTGGTAAATACCATCATCGCCAACACCAAGGGCGACGGCGATAAATCCGCAGAGGATTTTTGGGTGAAGTCCGAACGGCTATTTTACACCGCCCTGATCGGCTACATCTGGTACGAGGCCCCGGAGAACGAAAAGAATTTCACCACCCTGCTTGAAATGATAAATGCCAGCGAAGTGAGGGAGGACGACGCCGAATTTCAAAGCCCCGTGGATGAAATGTTCGCCCGGCTTGCGGAAAAGGAGCCGGAGCATTTCGCCGTCCGGCAATATCAAAAATTTCTGCTTTCCGCTGGCAAAACACGGAGTTCTATCCTTATTTCCTGCGGGGCGAGATTAGCGCCCTTTGACATCCGGGAAGTCCGTGAGCTGATGGAAACCGACGAAATGGAGCTGGACACCCTGGGCGACCGCAAAACGGCGCTGTTCCTGATTATGAGCGACACAGACACGACATTCAATTTCATACTGGCGATGCTGCAAAGCCAGCTTATCAATCTGCTGTGCGACCGGGCCGATGATGTGTACGGTGGGAGGCTTCCTGTCCATGTGCGTCTGATACTGGACGAGTTCGCCAACATCGGGCAGATACCCAACTTTGACAAGCTGATCGCCACCATCCGAAGCCGGGAAATCTCGGTTTCTATTATTTTGCAAAGTCAATCGCAGTTGAAAAGCATCTACAAGGACGCCGCTGACATCATCAGCGACAACTGCGACTGTACTTTATTTTTGAGCGGGCGGGGGAAAAACGCCAAGGAAATCTCCGACGCGCTGGGCCGGGAAACCATTGACAGCTATAACACGTCGGAGAACCGGGGCAGCCAGACCTCCCACGGACTGAATTATCAAAAATTGGGAAAGGAGTTGATGAGCCAGGACGAAATCGCCGTGATGGACGGCGGAAAGTGTATTTTGCAGGTGCGGGGTGTGCGTCCCTTTTTCAGCGAGAAATACGACATCACCCGGCATCCGCAGTACAAATACCTCTCCGACGCCGACAAAAAGAACGCTTTTGACGTGGACGGGTATCTTGCCACCATGCGCCGCAGGCAGCGGCAGGTGGTGATGCAGGAGGAAGTCTTTGACTTCTACGAAATCGACCTGTCGGACGAAGAAGAAACCGGCGAAGCCGACGCCGCCGAGGAATGAGGCGGCAAATCCAACAACAACATTTTTGAAATTATGGAGGTAAATTTATGGAGTTTTTTAACAGCGCGGTCGAAGTTTTGCAGACCCTCGTTGTCGCCCTGGGCGGCGGCCTGTGCGTGTGGGGCGGCATCAATCTCCTGGAGGGCTACGGGCAGGACAACCCCGGTTCCAAATCGCAGGGCGTCAAGCAGCTTGTCGCCGGGGGAGGCGTGGCCCTGATCGGCATTACCCTGGTTCCCCTGTTGTCCGGCTTGCTGGGCTGATGTTCCCCGCTAAATCCCCTCGCGGCCTCCCGCCCCAAGCGGGGGCCGCGGGAAAGGAGGTGCTTGACCCATGATACTTGACTGGCTGGAAGAATGGTTCAAGGGTGTGCTGATTGACGGCATCACCAGCAACCTCACCGGCCTTTTCGACACGGTGAATACCAAAGTGGGAGAGATCGCCGCCGATGTGGGGGCCACGCCGCAGGGCTGGAACAGCGGCATTTTCAATATGCTCCGCAACCTGTCGGAAACGGTGATTGTCCCCATCGCCGGGGCTATCCTCGCCCTTATCATGTGCTATGAACTGATACAGTTGATCGCGGAGCGGAACAGTATGCACGACATGGACAGTTGGATGCTGTTCCGCTGGGTGTTCAAATCCGCTGCCGCTATCATTCTCGTGTCCAATACCTGGAACATCGTCATGGGCGTGTTCGACCTGACCCAAAGCGTCGTCAATCAGAGCGCCGGGGTGATTATCGGCAATACCAGCATTGACATTACCAGCGTTGTCACCGACCTGGACACCCGGCTTTCGGCTATGGACATCGGCGGTCTGCTGGGGCTGTGGTTCCAGTCCCTTTTCGTGGGGCTGACGATGAATATTCTCTCCATCTGCATCATGCTCGTGGTCTACGGGAGAATGATTGAAATATATCTCGTGACCTCGCTGGGGCCTATCCCCCTCGCCACCATCGGCAACAGCGAATGGCGGGGCATGGGGCAGGGCTACTTGAAATCCCTGTTCGCCCTGGGCTTCCAAGCGTTCCTGATTATGGTGGTGACGGGCATCTACGCCGTCCTGGTACAGAATATCGCCCTCTCCGACGACGTTTCCGGGGCGATATGGGGCTGTATGGGCTATACGGTGCTGCTGTGTTTCTGCCTGTTCAAGACCGGGAGCATCGCCAAGGCCGTGTTCGCCGCCCATTAAGATTGTTCTGCTATTTTTTCTTCTAAGGTGCGGAGCAATTTAAGAAATTCAATCATAATCGGGATTTCAAAAGGATATATTATTCCTGAAAAACGACCTAGAAAAAAGCAGTAGAAAGTGGTAAAATAGAGAGTATGGAATACATAGATTTACGAAAACTGAAAAGTGGAGAACTCAAGCAGATACGCCGGCAGGTCGTACGCCTCAAAAAGATGGGGAAAACCGGGAAAGAAA encodes the following:
- a CDS encoding DUF5348 domain-containing protein translates to MKQGALIFDERRDRYDIRFDLADYYGGLHCGQCFDVMVGGRWKPTRIEYAADWYLVGIRADDLNGLRVRI
- a CDS encoding PcfB family protein; the protein is MQEEVTQKTIALSMKTGKLTAQVLQMALKKFLEAQKHGPKLHQGQQSLKQLKQHGAALSNIEITDANIAAFKPCAKKYGVDFALRKDKTTQPPHYIVIFKSRDADNLEQAFKEFTAKKLSQEAKPSIRKALSVLREAAGRSVQRAKEKIRERGMEL
- a CDS encoding VirD4-like conjugal transfer protein, CD1115 family — encoded protein: MKPDVKKIIITNLPYLLFVWLFGKVGEAWRRAAGADASQKMLHFMDSLAAAFANGLPSFHPFDLCIGIGGAVLVRLAVYLKGKNAKKYRHGMEYGSARWGGPKDIAPYIAPVFENNILLTQTERLTMNGRPKDPKTARNKNVLVIGGSGSGKTRFFVKPNLMQMHSSYCITDPKGSLLIEVGQLLKRGGYRIKVLNTINFSKSMRYNPFAYLHSEKDILKLVNTIIANTKGDGDKSAEDFWVKSERLFYTALIGYIWYEAPENEKNFTTLLEMINASEVREDDAEFQSPVDEMFARLAEKEPEHFAVRQYQKFLLSAGKTRSSILISCGARLAPFDIREVRELMETDEMELDTLGDRKTALFLIMSDTDTTFNFILAMLQSQLINLLCDRADDVYGGRLPVHVRLILDEFANIGQIPNFDKLIATIRSREISVSIILQSQSQLKSIYKDAADIISDNCDCTLFLSGRGKNAKEISDALGRETIDSYNTSENRGSQTSHGLNYQKLGKELMSQDEIAVMDGGKCILQVRGVRPFFSEKYDITRHPQYKYLSDADKKNAFDVDGYLATMRRRQRQVVMQEEVFDFYEIDLSDEEETGEADAAEE
- a CDS encoding Maff2 family mobile element protein, translating into MEFFNSAVEVLQTLVVALGGGLCVWGGINLLEGYGQDNPGSKSQGVKQLVAGGGVALIGITLVPLLSGLLG
- a CDS encoding VirB6/TrbL-like conjugal transfer protein, CD1112 family; its protein translation is MILDWLEEWFKGVLIDGITSNLTGLFDTVNTKVGEIAADVGATPQGWNSGIFNMLRNLSETVIVPIAGAILALIMCYELIQLIAERNSMHDMDSWMLFRWVFKSAAAIILVSNTWNIVMGVFDLTQSVVNQSAGVIIGNTSIDITSVVTDLDTRLSAMDIGGLLGLWFQSLFVGLTMNILSICIMLVVYGRMIEIYLVTSLGPIPLATIGNSEWRGMGQGYLKSLFALGFQAFLIMVVTGIYAVLVQNIALSDDVSGAIWGCMGYTVLLCFCLFKTGSIAKAVFAAH